The nucleotide sequence CATCGATTGGAGTTAAAATGGCAAATGTACTCAAATCCTTTAATATTGAACACGCTTTAATAGTCCATGGTTTAGAGGGTTTAGATGAAATTTCTGTGTGTGGGCCTACTCAAATTTGGGAAGTTACAAAAGAAGGAATAAAAGATTATCAAGTTACTCCCGAAGAATTTGGAATGAAACGATACGACATTAAAGACCTTTTAGGGGGGGAAATTAATGACAATGTAAACATGTTTCGAGAAATAATTCAAGGCAATGGATCAGCTGTGGACTTTGTAGTTTTAAATGCTGCTTCAGTTTTATATGTTGGTAATAAAGTCGAATCTATTTCTGAAGGTGTTAACTTAGCCAGAGAGTTAATCGTAGACGGATTGGTAGTTTCAAAATTGGAAGAGATAATAGAAACAACTCAAAGTTTAAAATCTTTATAGGGATAGATGATGGAAAAACCTTCTATATTAGAGAATATTATATTAGCCAAGGAAAAATATTTAGATAATCAGAAGCAAATTACTCCCATTGAATTGCTAATTCGAGATATTGAGCAAAATAATATCCCCAAAAACTTTTCAGGTTCACTTATGGGTGATAGTGTTATGCTTATTGCAGAAATGAAGAAAGCTTCACCTTCAAAAGGGATTATTTCTGAAAAATATGATCCTAAAGAAATAGCATTAAAATATTCAGAAGCTAATGTGGCAGCTATATCCATTTTAACAGATATAGATTTTTTTCAAGGGGATATTTCTCATCTTTCTGATGTTAGCTCTCTGCTAAAAACAACTAGTATTCCAATATTCCGCAAAGATTTTATCATCGACGAATATCAGATTTACGAATCTAGAAAGCATGGTGCTGACTCTTTGTTACTAATGGTGTCTGTTTTGGACCCATTCAAGTTGAAGGAATTAATTGAATTATGCAATCAATTATGGATACAGCCTCTAGTGGAAATTCATAATAAAGAAGAATTACAAATAGCTTTAGACTCAGGTGCAGATATTATAGGTATAAATCATAGAAATCTACATGATTTTTCAATGGATATGAATTTAGTTGAAAAATTAATGCCAAAAATCCCTAACGGGAAAATTGTAATTGCGGAGAGTGGTATTGATTCTTATGAGGATATTAAAAGAATGAAAAGTTTAGGTGTAAATGCTGTTTTAGTAGGGGAATCTATTATGCGTGCTAAAAATATAAGTATGAAGATTAATGAAATGATGGGAATAAATGAAAGTTAAAATTTGCGGTGTAAGAGATGTAAAATCTGCTTTAGTTTGCGAAAGTTTCTCTGCTGATTTTATTGGCCTGAATTTTGTTCCTAATGTACATAGAGAAATTGATATTGCA is from SAR202 cluster bacterium and encodes:
- the trpC gene encoding indole-3-glycerol phosphate synthase TrpC → MMEKPSILENIILAKEKYLDNQKQITPIELLIRDIEQNNIPKNFSGSLMGDSVMLIAEMKKASPSKGIISEKYDPKEIALKYSEANVAAISILTDIDFFQGDISHLSDVSSLLKTTSIPIFRKDFIIDEYQIYESRKHGADSLLLMVSVLDPFKLKELIELCNQLWIQPLVEIHNKEELQIALDSGADIIGINHRNLHDFSMDMNLVEKLMPKIPNGKIVIAESGIDSYEDIKRMKSLGVNAVLVGESIMRAKNISMKINEMMGINES